In Symmachiella dynata, the following are encoded in one genomic region:
- a CDS encoding RNA polymerase sigma factor, which translates to MCEALSAPNMIELVRQHHSLLYRYAYRLSGSAADAEDLTQETYLQACRKIDQLRDPSSAKGWLCTILRNRYLKRLRDEDHGEVPLGSALESIPEPKSTDAATFGIDSDQLQAALNALPESFRSPLILFYFEEFSYQEIADQMQVPVGTVMSRLSRAKAHLRQELLQAAQCGSSRDSVTFPI; encoded by the coding sequence ATGTGTGAAGCCCTCAGCGCGCCCAACATGATCGAACTCGTCAGGCAGCACCATTCTCTGCTGTACCGGTACGCGTACCGTCTCAGCGGGTCGGCGGCCGACGCTGAGGATTTGACACAAGAGACTTACCTGCAAGCGTGCCGAAAAATTGACCAGTTGCGGGATCCAAGCAGTGCCAAGGGATGGCTGTGCACGATCCTCCGCAACCGATATTTGAAGCGACTACGGGACGAAGACCACGGGGAGGTCCCTTTGGGGTCGGCGCTGGAATCGATTCCGGAACCGAAATCCACTGACGCAGCGACGTTTGGAATTGATTCCGATCAACTACAGGCGGCTTTGAACGCATTGCCGGAGTCATTCCGGTCCCCCTTAATTTTGTTTTATTTTGAAGAATTTAGCTATCAGGAAATTGCAGACCAGATGCAAGTTCCCGTCGGGACAGTGATGAGCCGTCTCTCGCGGGCCAAAGCACATTTGCGTCAAGAATTACTTCAAGCCGCCCAATGCGGTTCCAGCCGTGATTCGGTCACATTTCCGATTTGA
- the menC gene encoding o-succinylbenzoate synthase, with protein sequence MRIDRIELYHVAMPLIYPWRTAYGEDAAIHAVLCRIVSGSVDAWGESAPFAAPCYSPECAVGVFSVARDWLAPALLHQELPTSTELQNRLAIYKGNPFAKAMFDNAWWSLKSKISGEPLHRLLGATRDQIPVGADFGVMDSTDDLLAAIDTAVTEKFPRVKLKFRPGWDLEMLRAVRQQFPDQTFHIDCNSGYRLEDLPLFQEVDEFRLAMIEQPLQHDDVIDHAELQRQIATPICLDESATNLRTVQQALQLGSCRYVNIKPGRVGGLTNAVAIHDACQAAGIPCWVGGMLESATGAAHCVALGMLPNFTYPADIFPSSRFYHEDLSSPPLELMTLPDGTPGVAAPATLPEPVTERLKQRTLEQVVLT encoded by the coding sequence ATGCGCATTGACCGAATCGAACTTTACCATGTGGCGATGCCACTGATTTATCCCTGGCGGACTGCCTATGGTGAGGATGCAGCTATCCATGCGGTGCTGTGCCGTATCGTGAGTGGATCGGTGGATGCCTGGGGCGAGAGCGCGCCGTTTGCCGCCCCCTGCTATAGTCCGGAATGCGCAGTGGGGGTCTTCAGCGTCGCCCGTGATTGGTTGGCTCCCGCCCTACTCCACCAGGAGTTGCCGACAAGTACCGAGCTGCAAAACCGTCTGGCAATCTACAAGGGCAACCCTTTTGCCAAAGCAATGTTCGACAATGCTTGGTGGAGCCTGAAAAGTAAAATTTCCGGCGAACCGTTGCACCGCCTATTGGGAGCGACGCGGGATCAGATTCCTGTCGGCGCGGACTTTGGTGTGATGGACAGCACCGACGATTTGTTAGCCGCGATCGACACGGCAGTCACCGAAAAATTTCCGCGGGTGAAACTCAAATTCCGACCGGGTTGGGATCTGGAAATGCTCCGCGCTGTCCGCCAACAATTTCCCGACCAGACATTTCACATCGATTGCAACAGCGGGTATCGGCTTGAGGATCTGCCGTTGTTTCAAGAAGTGGACGAATTCCGCTTGGCAATGATCGAACAACCGCTGCAACACGACGACGTGATCGATCATGCAGAGCTGCAGCGGCAAATCGCGACGCCGATCTGCCTGGACGAAAGTGCCACGAATCTGCGGACAGTCCAGCAAGCGCTGCAACTGGGAAGCTGTCGTTACGTGAACATCAAACCGGGACGCGTGGGAGGATTGACCAACGCCGTGGCGATTCACGATGCCTGCCAAGCTGCCGGGATTCCCTGTTGGGTGGGAGGCATGCTGGAAAGCGCCACGGGAGCGGCACACTGTGTGGCGCTGGGCATGCTGCCGAACTTTACCTATCCAGCCGACATTTTCCCCTCCAGCCGATTCTATCACGAGGACCTCTCGTCACCGCCATTGGAGTTGATGACGCTGCCCGATGGAACACCGGGCGTGGCTGCGCCGGCCACGCTGCCGGAGCCGGTGACGGAGCGACTGAAGCAGCGCACGCTGGAACAAGTCGTGCTCACATAA
- a CDS encoding Hsp70 family protein: MLTTHAVGIDLGTTNSCIAYLNEHGEPVSIPNEEGEITTPSVVLFDEDGPIVGKEAFRNAIATPEYVVMNAKRHLGNPKKRWRIRGKIYTPTDIAALVLKKLLRDAEKKIGKVQRAVITVPAQFSDAQRQATIKAGLAAGLKHVDIINEPVAASLCYVLGAEGLWFSELAHSQRILVYDLGGGTFDLSLVNYEKNQVSVLASTGNLKLGGIDFNRALAGHVRKQFIKELGLDVAEDRQSLQYLAMEVEQAKRSLSARERAALSCTHAGKRKTYQVTRAQFEKLTAGLMKRTQDITVKLLKKMNMGWAHVDVVLTAGGASRMPMVRDMLQGMSGWTLNTSLSPDQSIAHGATYYAGMLLSNSEFVHSIRNDVVVDRLAGFRQQSVSSRALGILVRDPVTGYRFPHYILPANTPLPASVSHVYGTVQPDQRRVHLHVIESGEDDGQDFVHVGGCKVDDLPENLPVNSEIEVTIHYDAAAKVHVSACEIKSGKQATAEIDRTETPATETTNSEAPASQKTPSPAPTPKSPPRSPTPVASRDIGSATGEDEFYRFFEDAGD, translated from the coding sequence ATGTTGACAACGCACGCGGTGGGAATCGACCTTGGGACGACGAATTCGTGTATCGCTTACCTCAACGAGCATGGCGAACCGGTTTCGATTCCCAATGAGGAAGGGGAAATCACCACGCCCTCGGTGGTGCTCTTCGACGAAGATGGGCCGATTGTCGGGAAAGAAGCCTTCCGCAACGCGATTGCGACCCCCGAATACGTGGTCATGAATGCCAAGCGGCATCTGGGGAATCCCAAGAAGCGCTGGCGAATTCGCGGAAAAATATACACACCGACCGACATCGCCGCTCTCGTGCTCAAAAAGCTTCTGCGCGACGCCGAAAAAAAAATCGGCAAAGTCCAGCGAGCGGTCATCACGGTTCCCGCGCAATTCAGCGACGCGCAGCGTCAGGCGACGATCAAAGCGGGTTTAGCGGCGGGCCTGAAACATGTGGACATCATCAACGAACCGGTGGCTGCTTCGCTGTGTTATGTCTTGGGGGCGGAGGGATTGTGGTTCTCCGAGTTGGCCCATTCACAACGCATCTTGGTTTACGACCTGGGCGGCGGCACGTTCGACTTGTCGTTGGTGAACTACGAAAAAAACCAGGTGAGCGTATTAGCGTCGACGGGCAATTTGAAATTGGGGGGCATCGATTTCAACCGCGCGTTGGCCGGACATGTCCGCAAGCAATTCATCAAGGAACTCGGACTGGATGTCGCCGAGGATCGGCAAAGCCTGCAGTATCTCGCCATGGAAGTCGAACAGGCAAAGCGAAGTCTTTCGGCGCGGGAACGCGCGGCACTGAGTTGTACGCATGCCGGCAAGCGCAAGACCTACCAAGTGACGCGCGCGCAATTTGAAAAATTGACCGCGGGCCTCATGAAACGCACTCAGGACATTACAGTCAAGCTGCTGAAAAAAATGAACATGGGTTGGGCGCACGTTGATGTGGTGCTGACCGCCGGCGGGGCGTCGCGGATGCCGATGGTTCGCGACATGCTTCAAGGGATGAGCGGCTGGACGCTCAATACCTCGTTGTCCCCCGACCAATCGATCGCACACGGCGCTACTTATTATGCGGGAATGCTGCTCAGCAACAGCGAGTTTGTGCATTCCATTCGCAATGACGTTGTTGTGGACCGCCTAGCCGGTTTTCGCCAACAAAGCGTGAGTTCCCGCGCACTTGGAATTCTGGTCCGCGATCCGGTGACCGGTTATCGCTTTCCGCACTACATTCTCCCGGCGAACACACCGTTGCCTGCCTCGGTTTCGCATGTCTACGGCACGGTCCAACCGGATCAGCGTCGCGTGCATTTACATGTGATCGAATCGGGAGAGGATGACGGGCAGGACTTCGTGCATGTAGGGGGCTGCAAAGTCGACGACCTGCCTGAGAACCTGCCAGTGAATTCGGAAATCGAAGTCACGATTCACTACGATGCCGCTGCAAAGGTGCATGTGTCGGCCTGCGAAATCAAGAGCGGCAAACAAGCCACAGCGGAAATCGACCGCACCGAAACCCCGGCCACAGAAACAACCAACAGCGAAGCTCCAGCTTCTCAGAAAACTCCATCTCCGGCACCCACGCCCAAATCCCCTCCACGTAGCCCCACCCCCGTTGCTTCACGCGACATCGGCAGCGCGACCGGCGAAGACGAGTTCTATCGCTTCTTCGAAGACGCGGGCGACTAA
- a CDS encoding diphosphate--fructose-6-phosphate 1-phosphotransferase, giving the protein MSPAPKNLIVAQSGGPSPVINNSLRGLVEASRDFAGIGTIYGGWHGIEGVLKEELLDLSSQCPDEIARLRITPAAGSIGTCRYKLRDHQNEDFDRILDVFKAHNVGYFCYIGGNDSMDTANKVAQMAHERGIDLVAVGVPKTIDNDVGDSEFKLIDHTPGYGSVARYWSHMVQFANEENAGSSPADPVLVLQAMGRRIGFIPAAARLADPERKLPLQIYLAEREISIEKIHDQVNDQLRRDGRAIVVVSEGLKIGDLGERKDSFGHTQFSSSEITVAQKLVNELNSRGLAVKGSARCNVPGTDQRHNMIYASTVDLEEAYKVGQKAARLAADGESGFMATILRNDVPEYGVHYDKVPLPEVANSEREFLESWITDDGMDVTDDFVRYAAPLVGEDWVSIPMNRGRVRLAQLQPLFADQLLAKYTPQADRE; this is encoded by the coding sequence ATGTCCCCAGCTCCTAAGAATCTCATCGTTGCTCAATCCGGTGGTCCGTCGCCGGTCATCAATAACAGCCTGCGTGGCCTTGTCGAAGCCAGCCGCGATTTTGCCGGCATCGGCACGATTTACGGTGGTTGGCATGGCATCGAGGGGGTGCTCAAGGAGGAATTGCTCGATTTATCCTCGCAATGCCCTGACGAAATCGCCCGGCTGCGGATCACGCCGGCTGCCGGTTCGATCGGTACGTGCCGTTACAAACTCCGGGACCACCAAAACGAAGACTTCGACCGCATTCTCGATGTCTTCAAAGCGCACAACGTGGGCTATTTCTGTTACATCGGCGGCAACGACTCGATGGACACGGCCAACAAGGTCGCCCAAATGGCGCACGAGCGGGGGATTGACCTGGTGGCGGTCGGCGTTCCCAAGACGATCGACAATGACGTGGGGGATAGCGAATTCAAATTGATCGATCACACGCCCGGTTACGGCAGTGTGGCTCGGTATTGGTCGCACATGGTGCAATTTGCCAACGAAGAGAACGCCGGCAGTTCCCCGGCCGATCCCGTGTTGGTGTTGCAAGCCATGGGCCGTCGCATCGGTTTCATCCCCGCCGCCGCCCGATTGGCCGATCCGGAGCGGAAATTGCCGCTGCAGATTTATCTAGCGGAGCGGGAAATTTCGATTGAAAAGATCCACGATCAAGTCAACGACCAATTGCGCCGCGACGGCCGTGCGATTGTGGTTGTCAGCGAAGGGCTGAAAATCGGTGATTTAGGAGAGCGGAAAGATTCGTTCGGCCATACACAATTCAGCTCCAGTGAAATCACGGTCGCTCAAAAACTGGTTAACGAGTTGAACAGCCGCGGTTTGGCCGTCAAAGGCTCTGCCCGTTGCAACGTGCCGGGCACCGACCAACGGCACAACATGATTTACGCCTCGACGGTCGACTTGGAAGAAGCCTACAAAGTCGGTCAAAAGGCGGCACGGTTGGCGGCCGATGGCGAGAGCGGTTTCATGGCCACCATTTTACGCAACGACGTCCCCGAATACGGCGTGCATTATGATAAAGTTCCGCTACCTGAAGTCGCCAACAGCGAGCGGGAGTTCCTCGAATCGTGGATCACAGACGATGGCATGGACGTGACCGACGATTTCGTCCGCTACGCCGCACCACTCGTCGGCGAGGATTGGGTCAGCATCCCCATGAACCGCGGCCGTGTGCGATTGGCACAACTGCAGCCGCTGTTCGCCGATCAGCTACTGGCGAAATACACACCGCAAGCGGATCGAGAATAG
- a CDS encoding HAD family hydrolase, with protein sequence MSDNPLDHNFKKQHDYLIGIDSDGCAFDSMEVKHKECFIPNTVKYFNLAAVSKYARQAAEFVNLYSKGRGINRFPALIETVDLLREWPDVIRRNVEIPQLQEVRDWIAREDKLGNPALEAEVAKNPTPELSNALAWSKAVNATVDDIVHNVPPFPNVRESLEKLSSVADMIVCSATPNKALGKEWEEHDIAKYVAAICGQEAGSKKETLGQAAGHGYAKNHVLMIGDAPGDMKAAKAVGALFYPINPGAEEQSWQRFLDESCDKFLNDQYAGEYEAALIAEFDTYLPELPPWKS encoded by the coding sequence GTGTCGGATAACCCGCTGGATCACAACTTCAAGAAGCAACATGACTATTTGATCGGTATCGATTCCGATGGCTGCGCGTTTGACTCGATGGAGGTCAAACACAAAGAGTGCTTCATCCCCAATACCGTCAAATACTTCAATCTGGCGGCCGTCTCGAAATATGCGCGTCAGGCGGCGGAGTTTGTGAATTTGTATTCTAAAGGGCGAGGCATCAATCGCTTTCCCGCTCTGATCGAGACCGTTGATTTATTGCGGGAGTGGCCCGATGTTATCCGCCGCAACGTCGAGATTCCGCAGTTGCAGGAAGTCCGCGATTGGATTGCTCGTGAAGACAAACTGGGCAATCCAGCTTTGGAAGCTGAGGTCGCCAAAAATCCAACACCAGAACTGAGTAACGCCTTGGCATGGTCCAAAGCGGTCAATGCGACGGTCGACGACATTGTGCACAACGTTCCGCCGTTTCCCAACGTGCGGGAAAGTTTGGAAAAACTGAGCAGCGTCGCCGACATGATTGTTTGTTCCGCGACCCCCAATAAGGCGCTCGGCAAGGAATGGGAAGAGCACGATATTGCGAAATACGTCGCCGCCATTTGCGGGCAGGAAGCGGGTAGCAAGAAAGAAACGCTCGGTCAAGCGGCCGGACATGGTTATGCGAAAAACCATGTGCTGATGATCGGCGACGCCCCGGGAGACATGAAAGCCGCTAAAGCGGTCGGCGCACTGTTTTATCCCATCAACCCCGGTGCCGAAGAGCAAAGTTGGCAACGGTTCCTGGATGAGTCGTGCGATAAATTCTTAAACGATCAATACGCAGGTGAATACGAAGCGGCCTTGATCGCCGAATTCGACACCTACCTGCCGGAATTGCCGCCCTGGAAGAGTTGA
- the gnd gene encoding decarboxylating NADP(+)-dependent phosphogluconate dehydrogenase produces the protein MAQCDIGLVGLAVMGQNLVLNMESRGYRVAVFNRTTSKVDDFLADEAAGKNIDGFHSLKELVASLKSPRQVMLMVKAGPAVDALIDELKGLLDPGDIIIDGGNTYFPDTNRRTKEVEEAGLLFVGTGVSGGEEGALKGPSIMPGGSEAAWPHVKELFQKISAKVGPNADIPCCEWVGPAGAGHYVKMVHNGIEYGDMQLICEAYFILKNALGLTNDELHDVFKEWNLGELESYLIEITRDIFTVKDPETGGYLVDQIMDTARQKGTGKWMSQHALDLGVPTTLITEAVYARALSALKDARVRASKVLSGPDAKYTGDRDKFIEDVRQALFASKICSYAQGYVQLDAAADEFGWKLDNGNIALLWRGGCIIRATFLGDIKAAFDKNPDLENLLLDDFFADAVQKAQPSWRHVVGTAVELGLPVPGFAAALTYFDGYRLARLPANLLQAQRDYFGAHTYQRLDKEGTFHTDWIRERTL, from the coding sequence ATGGCTCAATGTGATATTGGATTGGTCGGCTTGGCCGTCATGGGACAAAACCTGGTGCTCAATATGGAGAGCCGGGGCTATCGGGTAGCGGTGTTTAATCGCACGACCAGCAAGGTGGATGATTTCCTTGCGGATGAGGCGGCCGGTAAGAACATCGATGGTTTTCATTCGCTCAAGGAATTGGTCGCTTCGCTCAAATCGCCGCGACAGGTGATGTTGATGGTCAAAGCAGGACCAGCCGTCGATGCTTTGATCGATGAGCTCAAAGGTCTGCTTGATCCGGGTGATATTATTATCGATGGTGGAAACACCTACTTCCCAGACACGAATCGTCGCACCAAAGAGGTCGAAGAGGCCGGTCTGTTGTTCGTGGGGACGGGGGTTTCCGGGGGAGAAGAAGGGGCGCTCAAAGGCCCCAGTATTATGCCCGGCGGCAGCGAAGCTGCGTGGCCGCACGTTAAAGAGCTGTTCCAAAAAATCTCCGCCAAAGTCGGCCCGAATGCTGACATCCCCTGTTGCGAATGGGTCGGACCGGCCGGGGCAGGGCACTATGTCAAAATGGTGCACAATGGCATCGAATACGGCGACATGCAGCTGATCTGCGAAGCGTATTTCATTCTGAAAAACGCGCTGGGCTTAACGAACGACGAATTGCATGACGTCTTCAAAGAGTGGAACCTTGGCGAGTTGGAAAGTTATCTAATCGAGATCACTCGTGATATCTTCACCGTGAAAGATCCGGAGACAGGCGGGTATTTGGTCGACCAAATTATGGATACCGCCCGACAAAAGGGAACCGGCAAATGGATGAGCCAACATGCTCTCGATTTGGGTGTACCCACGACATTGATCACCGAAGCGGTCTATGCTCGCGCGTTGTCCGCACTCAAAGACGCCCGCGTTCGCGCCTCAAAAGTCCTCAGCGGCCCCGATGCCAAATACACCGGTGATCGCGACAAATTTATCGAAGATGTCCGCCAGGCGTTGTTTGCCTCAAAAATCTGTAGTTATGCCCAAGGCTATGTGCAACTGGATGCCGCGGCTGACGAATTTGGTTGGAAGTTGGACAACGGCAATATCGCTTTGTTGTGGCGAGGTGGCTGCATCATTCGGGCGACATTCCTGGGTGATATCAAAGCGGCGTTTGATAAGAATCCCGACTTGGAAAATCTATTGCTGGATGACTTCTTCGCCGATGCGGTGCAAAAAGCACAACCGAGTTGGCGGCATGTTGTCGGCACGGCAGTGGAGTTAGGACTACCCGTCCCCGGTTTCGCAGCCGCACTCACGTACTTCGATGGTTATCGTTTGGCACGTCTGCCCGCCAACCTGTTGCAGGCCCAACGCGACTATTTCGGAGCGCACACCTATCAACGGCTGGACAAAGAGGGTACGTTCCATACGGATTGGATCCGCGAACGTACGCTCTAG
- a CDS encoding VOC family protein → MRIEHFAIYAEDTIELADWYCEKFGLKVVFRNEQQPPVFFVADESGMSIEIIGRPPRAQPIDFGDVFHFAFIVDDFDATVAELTAKGVPFEDEIQFADGAVRICYFADPAGNRGQVVYRSQPL, encoded by the coding sequence ATGCGCATCGAGCATTTTGCGATCTACGCCGAAGATACCATCGAATTAGCCGACTGGTACTGTGAAAAGTTCGGTCTAAAAGTCGTATTCCGTAATGAGCAGCAACCGCCGGTCTTTTTTGTGGCGGATGAATCAGGGATGTCGATCGAGATCATCGGTCGTCCTCCTCGGGCTCAACCGATTGACTTTGGTGATGTGTTTCACTTCGCGTTTATCGTGGATGACTTCGATGCGACTGTGGCGGAATTGACGGCAAAGGGAGTCCCCTTTGAAGACGAAATTCAGTTTGCCGATGGAGCGGTCCGCATCTGTTATTTCGCCGACCCGGCCGGAAATCGCGGACAGGTTGTCTACCGTAGCCAACCATTGTAA
- a CDS encoding MBL fold metallo-hydrolase, translated as MRLQFLGTGGYHPTEQRHTSCVLLPDTGIAFDAGTSFFRVPSRLKTDELDVFLSHAHLDHIIGLTYFIVPLLSGQIKQVRVHGRPQDLDAVQTHLFSKQLFPILPEFDFREIQQSYAVADGGTLTHVPLKHPGGSLGYRIDWPERSLAYLTDTTVDPDYLDFIRGVDVLIHECNFTDDMSQWCETTGHSNTSAVAQLARDAEVGRLYLTHFDPQSDGDDPVGLEIARGIFPESAVAEDLLEIEF; from the coding sequence ATGAGGCTACAATTCTTGGGGACGGGGGGATATCATCCCACGGAGCAGCGGCACACCTCTTGCGTGTTGCTGCCCGACACCGGAATTGCGTTTGATGCCGGAACCAGTTTCTTTCGCGTTCCCAGCCGCCTCAAGACCGACGAGCTCGACGTCTTTCTATCGCACGCACATCTCGACCATATAATTGGATTGACCTATTTCATCGTTCCTCTATTGAGTGGGCAAATCAAACAGGTCCGCGTGCATGGACGTCCTCAGGACTTGGATGCTGTGCAAACGCATCTGTTTTCGAAGCAGCTATTTCCCATTCTGCCCGAGTTTGATTTCCGCGAAATTCAACAATCGTATGCCGTCGCGGATGGCGGGACCTTAACGCACGTGCCACTCAAACACCCCGGCGGCTCGTTGGGATATCGGATTGATTGGCCCGAGCGGTCGTTGGCCTATCTGACCGATACGACGGTCGATCCTGATTACCTCGATTTTATTCGCGGTGTCGATGTATTGATCCACGAGTGCAATTTCACCGATGACATGTCGCAGTGGTGCGAGACCACCGGGCATAGCAACACATCAGCTGTGGCTCAGTTGGCGCGGGATGCTGAGGTCGGCCGTTTGTACCTAACGCATTTTGACCCGCAAAGCGATGGCGACGACCCTGTCGGTTTGGAAATCGCACGCGGTATTTTTCCCGAGTCGGCGGTTGCCGAGGACCTGTTGGAAATCGAATTTTAA
- a CDS encoding methyltransferase domain-containing protein: MNSTFLEQLRSPESGGQLRLDTEQSQLVDESSGDSYPIIEGIPRFVASEHLASFGLQWNKYEVAHDDEDRATFQAKTGMRLEDLSGLRVLDAGCGGGRYSKIVGEAGAKVIGADHSTAVEKAAQLCGHLPDVNFVQADLKKLPLEPASFDFVFSIGVMHHDADTRAVFDSVAKFVKPGGKMAVWLYRRNQWWQEWINDALRRRTTTMPAEKLEPWCRRGAWLGGLPVIGKTLNKIANFSNHPNWENRVCDTFDWYAPQYQYHHTVEELSGWFRDAGFDQLRVLPPEKTGRFYRWTYEQNLLIGSGVNVQATRIS, from the coding sequence GTGAACTCGACTTTTCTCGAACAACTACGCAGTCCAGAGTCCGGCGGGCAACTGCGGCTGGATACCGAGCAATCGCAGCTCGTTGATGAATCGTCCGGCGATTCGTATCCCATCATCGAGGGCATTCCGCGTTTCGTCGCCTCAGAGCATCTCGCCAGTTTTGGGCTGCAGTGGAATAAATACGAAGTCGCCCACGACGACGAAGACCGCGCCACGTTTCAAGCAAAAACCGGCATGCGGCTGGAAGACTTGTCCGGTCTACGCGTCTTGGATGCCGGTTGCGGCGGGGGGCGGTACAGTAAAATCGTCGGCGAAGCTGGAGCAAAAGTCATCGGTGCCGATCACAGCACGGCTGTCGAAAAAGCGGCGCAACTGTGTGGGCACCTTCCCGATGTCAATTTCGTACAGGCGGACCTTAAGAAACTGCCGCTGGAGCCGGCTTCATTCGATTTCGTCTTCTCCATCGGCGTGATGCATCACGATGCCGATACGCGGGCGGTCTTTGATTCGGTCGCGAAATTCGTCAAACCGGGCGGCAAAATGGCGGTCTGGTTGTATCGCCGCAATCAGTGGTGGCAAGAATGGATCAACGATGCCCTCCGCCGCCGCACGACGACGATGCCTGCGGAAAAGCTCGAGCCCTGGTGCCGCCGCGGTGCTTGGTTGGGCGGACTGCCGGTGATCGGCAAGACGCTCAATAAAATCGCCAACTTCAGCAATCACCCCAACTGGGAAAACCGCGTTTGCGACACGTTTGATTGGTACGCCCCGCAGTACCAATATCACCACACGGTCGAGGAATTGAGCGGTTGGTTTCGCGACGCCGGTTTTGACCAACTGCGCGTACTGCCGCCGGAAAAAACGGGCCGGTTCTATCGCTGGACGTACGAGCAAAACCTGCTGATTGGCAGCGGGGTGAATGTACAGGCGACGCGGATATCGTGA